The following proteins are co-located in the Pyricularia oryzae 70-15 chromosome 1, whole genome shotgun sequence genome:
- a CDS encoding CAMK/CAMK1 protein kinase, translating to MSFSGMLNRLHGQPESYDKKSKYRFGKTLGAGTYGIVREAEGQTGKVAIKIILKKNVKGNERMVYDELEMLQRLQHPHIVRFVDWFESRDKYYIVTELATGGELFDRICEQGKFTEKDASQTIKQVLGAVDYLHSKNVVHRDLKPENLLYLSKAPDSDLVLADFGIAKMLDSRDEVLTTMAGSFGYAAPEVMMKKGHGKPVDMWSMGVITYTLLCGYSPFRSEGLQDLIEECSNAQVTFHDRYWRDVSEDAKNFIRSLLQANPDDRATSGQALRHPWLSGENATDHNLLPEIKSFMAKARLRRGIEMVKLANRIQTLKLQEEDPDNTDMPDDAVEAADDSQGNAGSSGGSGLFKPGEKKTMSKAVKGAIFREVVLAKVREMKTQEETLKVAEEVEKEARRKSFTGS from the exons TCTCTGGTATGCTCAACCGCCTGCATGGCCAGCCAGAGAGTTACGACAAGAA ATCAAAATATCGATTCGGCAAAACCCTTGGAGCTGGCACATATGGCATCGTCAGAGAAGCGGAGGGACAGACCGGCAAGGTTGCCATCAAGATCATTCTGAAGAAGAATGTCAAGGGCAACGAACGCATGGTGTACGATGAGCTCGAAATGCTCCAGCGACTTCAGCATCCGCACATCGTCCGGTTCGTGGACTGGTTTGAGTCGAGA GACAAGTACTACATTGTGACCGAACTGGCGACTGGAGGCGAGCTTTTCGACCGTATTTGCGAGCAGGGCAAGTTCACTGAAAAGGATGCCTCGCAAACTATCAAACAGGTTCTTGGTGCCGTAGACTACCTACACAGCAAGAACGTTGTCCACAGAG ATCTCAAACCCGAGAACCTACTTTACCTGAGCAAAGCGCCCGATTCGGATCTGGTCCTGGCAGACTTTGGTATCGCCAAGATGCTAGACAGCAGGGACGAGGTCCTCACAACCATGGCTGGCTCCTTTGGGTATGCAGCTCCTGAGGTCATGATGAAGAAGGGACATGGAAAGCCAGTCGACATGTGGTCCATGGGTGTCATCACGTACACACTACTCTGCGGTTATTCTCCGTTCCGATCTGAGGGCCTTCAGGACCTTATCGAGGAATGCTCCAATGCACAGGTGACATTCCATGACAGGTATTGGCGAGACGTCAGCGAGGACGCAAAGAACTTTATCAGGTCTCTGCTACAGGCCAACCCAGACGATCGCGCGACCAGCGGT CAAGCTCTCCGACACCCGTGGCTCAGCGGTGAGAACGCAACGGACCACAACTTGCTGCCCGAAATCAAGTCCTTCATGGCAAAGGCCCGACTTCGACGTGGCATCGAGATGGTCAAGCTGGCGAACCGCATCCAGACGCTCAAGCTACAGGAAGAAGACCCTGACAACACAGACATGCCGGACGACGCGGTCGAGGCGGCAGACGATTCACAGGGCAATGCAGGATCATCTGGAGGCAGCGGACTGTTCAAGCCAGGGGAGAAGAAGACCATGTCAAAGGCGGTGAAGGGCGCAATCTTCCGCGAGGTGGTGCTGGCCAAAGTCAGGGAGATGAAGACGCAAGAGGAGACGCTCAAGGTGGCGGAGGAGGTAGAGAAGGAGGCTCGCAGGAAGAGCTTCACTGGCTCATGA